The Etheostoma spectabile isolate EspeVRDwgs_2016 chromosome 4, UIUC_Espe_1.0, whole genome shotgun sequence sequence CTGTTAGCACCAGCTTTGTCATGTTTAACTTTATAGAAGCTAAGTAGGTTTGAGTTCAGTAATTATTTGACATGTTGCTTGAaacaacttttttatttgttcttcCTTTGCACACAGTGCCACTGAATTTAGGGTCTCTGAGGATTGAGTAATTATGTAATTATGGAAAATTAGCAGGAAGGGGTGGGAACagcattctttttaaagaagGGCAAtgtttctctcttctccttttttgcATGTGCTTGTGTGCGAATCAGATATGGTTTCAAGTTTTTGTTGATGTCTTAAGACAGCCAGCTTCTTTTGAGTCATACCTTTTGAACTTTGAGCCCAATTTGTTTCGCTTGCTACCACTTATTTGGGAAAGTGTAATgtcacaagttgtaatagtgatctcatcactttataataataatgcaggGAGGACACCAGACCAGGAGAACAACCAgaggcagaaagacagaaaagaggaggagCGTATACACTCATTGTGTCATTTGTTAGTCTCAAGAACTGATTTTATTGTCCACTAGAGAATCCCTTCTAGGACTGGACTcacaagagaaaaagagacacatCTTACAGAGAGAAGATTTTCTCACAGCATATCTTCAACTGCTCAACCAACATGTCTCACGTAAGACCACTGTTTTAGAGATGACATTTTCTTATATTGTTGAAAAGACTTTCCGCAGACATTGAGAGCCAAAAATACCAGATGTGTGCTGTTGACTTGTTTCTTTTCACTGCCCCTCAGCCAGGTCAGGAAAAAGATGAACAAATGCAGTGTCCTGAGGTGAGCAACGAGGACCTGACTGAAACAATGAACAGACTGGGTAAGAGTGGACCAGCGAAGAGCAAGACAATCGAAGTGATGGAGGAGTGCGGTGAGGACACACAGTTTTATAGATGAATCTGAAAACAGTCTGGTTTTCAGCATCTGGTCCAGCTAAGCTCACATGGCAGTGAATATGTTTACGGGGCATTACCTCATGCTCAAGTTTCCA is a genomic window containing:
- the mustn1a gene encoding musculoskeletal embryonic nuclear protein 1a, with protein sequence MSHPGQEKDEQMQCPEVSNEDLTETMNRLGKSGPAKSKTIEVMEECEKLGKAAPSVFSGARSGVETVLNTRSTQPIRK